The Euwallacea similis isolate ESF13 unplaced genomic scaffold, ESF131.1 scaffold_57, whole genome shotgun sequence genome includes a region encoding these proteins:
- the LOC136419014 gene encoding uncharacterized protein — protein sequence MGTTDIKIAQINLGRDKRATDLMFMTIKENNIDIILISEPNKNIAKAYNWLTDSKGDTAILIINKNIKINKVGTCKGACWLELENNVIYSCYISPNINTYQYENYLHDIGQSMKTHKKPVLMGGDFNAKSPAWNERREDANGRSVTEWMAQYSLVAVNSHYKPTFVRNESTSIIDITLATDKIISQIGDWQVLEEESLSFHKYITYRIHSGQLKQQTHERINGWKMENSNMETLNINFKKMVTGEKQNIKAENITDLIIKTCNTVLTRRKNTKGHNKKAIYWWNDTISQLRKDCLRKNRERTRINKKDNISEEEKIQARQLYKEARKNLRKTIGRAKAQAWDNLLKDLDEDIWSHAYKIVRGKIKINQPRLTKEKEIEIYRELFPIGDVTEWEKEAKIKVIQFSEQELRD from the coding sequence ATGGGGACAACTGATATAAAAATAGCACAAATAAATCTGGGGAGAGATAAGAGGGCAACGGACCTAATGTTCATGActatcaaagaaaataacatAGATATAATCCTTATTAGTgagccaaataaaaatatagctAAGGCATACAACTGGTTAACTGATAGCAAGGGAGACACTGCAattctaattataaataaaaacataaaaataaataaagttggAACATGTAAGGGAGCTTGCTGGCTGGAACTAGAAAACAACGTAATTTATAGTTGTTATATTTCACCTAACATTAATACATACCAGTACGAAAACTATTTACACGACATAGGGCAATCTAtgaaaacacataaaaaaccTGTCTTAATGGGAGGGGACTTCAATGCGAAGTCCCCTGCATGGAATGAACGTAGAGAAGATGCAAATGGAAGGAGCGTAACCGAATGGATGGCACAATACAGTCTAGTAGCAGTAAATAGTCATTATAAACCTACTTTTGTTAGAAATGAATCTACCTCTATTATAGACATTACCCTGGCAACTGACAAAATAATAAGTCAAATAGGGGACTGGCAAGTACTAGAAGAAGAAAGTCTCAGCtttcataaatatattacatacAGAATACATAGCGGACAACTAAAGCAACAAACACACGAAAGGATCAACGGATGGAAGATGGAAAACTCAAACATGGAAACActtaatattaactttaaaaagaTGGTGACAggagaaaaacaaaacataaaagcAGAAAATATCACAGATCTCATTATTAAAACATGCAACACAGTACTGACTAGGCGGAAAAATACAAAAGgacataataaaaaagcaatttactGGTGGAACGATACAATATCACAGTTGAGAAAAGACTGTTTACGGAAAAATAGAGAAAGAACTAGAATAAACAAGAAAGACAACATATCTGAAGAAGAAAAGATACAGGCAAGACAACTATACAAAGAGGCCAGAAAAAACCTAAGGAAGACTATTGGAAGGGCGAAGGCACAGGCATGGGATAACCTATTGAAGGATTTGGATGAGGATATATGGAGTCATGCGTACAAGATTGTAcgtggaaaaataaaaataaaccagcCAAGACTAACGAAAGAAAAAGAGATCGAAATCTACAGAGAACTATTTCCCATAGGGGATGTAACTGAGTGGGAGAAGGAAGCAAAAATAAAGGTGATACAATTCTCGGAACAAGAACTACGCGACTAG